From a region of the Ktedonobacterales bacterium genome:
- the mazG gene encoding nucleoside triphosphate pyrophosphohydrolase, with product MAAEIVILGLGPGRWEDLTLEAQAALETAASAGQIIYFRTLRHPTVEAIQARYPKLAARSFDALYEQSETWDSLYTEMARQVCTAATAAEQHHGQVIYAVPGHPLVGERSASIVRRLAAEQGIATRLVAGLSFLEPVCAALGVDPMDGLQVLDATELAGMGPERVTAAVIPTRPALVAQVYNRRLASGVKLALGELYPDDWEAQLVRAAGMPGDEAVVSLKLYELDRGDHADHLTCLYLPPLDPLTPLRAPETLRYITQRLRGPDGCPWDKKQTHHSLKRYVLEEAYEVADVLDEIGPTPLPDEFTPETVAPELGLKLANELGDLLLQVYLHAEVGRQEGLFTLGDVLEEVNAKLIRRHPHVFGDVAAPTAEHVLRNWEEIKRRERRENGEDTQAESLLHGIPIHTPALAYAQELQKKAVKTGFEWPQVEDILAKVTEEAREVGEAIESGESDHQAEELGDLFFSLVGLARRLHVDAEETLRAANKKFERRFAAMEARVRAQGRAFESLARAELIALWREVKGASDAAGD from the coding sequence ATGGCGGCTGAGATCGTGATTCTGGGGTTGGGGCCAGGGCGCTGGGAAGATTTGACCCTGGAGGCGCAAGCGGCGCTGGAAACAGCGGCGTCTGCTGGGCAGATCATCTATTTTCGGACGCTGCGGCATCCCACCGTTGAGGCGATTCAGGCGCGCTATCCGAAGCTGGCAGCGCGATCATTTGACGCGCTCTACGAGCAGAGTGAGACCTGGGACAGCCTCTATACAGAGATGGCGCGGCAGGTCTGCACCGCTGCCACAGCCGCCGAGCAGCATCATGGGCAGGTGATCTACGCGGTTCCGGGGCACCCGCTGGTAGGGGAGCGTTCGGCGTCCATTGTGCGACGGCTGGCGGCAGAGCAGGGCATTGCGACGCGGCTGGTAGCGGGCCTCTCGTTTCTGGAGCCGGTCTGCGCGGCGCTGGGCGTGGACCCGATGGATGGCCTGCAAGTGCTAGACGCGACAGAGTTGGCGGGCATGGGGCCAGAGCGCGTAACGGCGGCGGTCATTCCGACGCGGCCCGCGCTGGTGGCGCAGGTCTATAACCGACGGCTGGCAAGCGGCGTGAAGCTGGCGCTGGGCGAATTGTATCCCGATGATTGGGAGGCGCAGTTGGTGCGCGCCGCTGGCATGCCAGGAGACGAAGCGGTTGTGTCGCTGAAGCTGTATGAACTGGATCGCGGGGACCATGCCGATCATCTCACCTGCCTCTATCTGCCTCCGCTCGACCCGCTGACCCCGCTGCGCGCGCCAGAGACGCTGCGCTACATCACCCAACGCCTGCGTGGGCCGGATGGCTGCCCCTGGGATAAGAAGCAGACGCACCATTCGCTCAAGCGTTACGTGCTGGAGGAGGCGTATGAGGTAGCCGATGTGCTGGATGAGATCGGCCCGACGCCGCTGCCCGATGAGTTCACGCCGGAGACCGTCGCGCCTGAACTGGGGCTGAAGCTGGCGAACGAACTCGGCGATCTGCTCTTGCAGGTCTATCTGCACGCCGAGGTGGGCCGCCAGGAGGGACTTTTCACGCTGGGGGATGTGCTGGAAGAGGTGAACGCCAAGCTGATTCGGCGGCATCCGCATGTCTTTGGCGATGTCGCTGCGCCCACAGCCGAGCATGTGCTGCGCAACTGGGAAGAGATTAAGCGCCGCGAGCGCCGCGAAAACGGCGAGGATACACAGGCCGAAAGCCTGCTGCATGGAATCCCGATTCATACCCCGGCGCTGGCCTACGCCCAGGAACTCCAGAAGAAGGCGGTCAAAACCGGCTTCGAATGGCCCCAGGTGGAGGATATTCTGGCGAAGGTGACGGAAGAAGCCCGCGAAGTTGGCGAGGCGATTGAAAGCGGCGAGAGCGATCACCAGGCCGAGGAACTGGGCGATCTGTTCTTTTCGCTGGTGGGATTGGCGCGGCGGCTGCATGTTGATGCGGAAGAGACGCTGCGCGCGGCGAACAAGAAGTTCGAGCGGCGCTTTGCGGCGATGGAAGCGCGCGTTCGCGCGCAGGGCCGGGCGTTTGAGTCGCTCGCGCGGGCAGAATTGATCGCGCTCTGGCGCGAGGTGAAAGGGGCGAGCGATGCTGCTGGCGATTGA